Proteins encoded together in one Candidatus Nitrosocaldus cavascurensis window:
- the tuf gene encoding translation elongation factor EF-1 subunit alpha: MSSSKKPHLNLIVTGHVDHGKSTLVGRLLYDLGLIDQRTIEEYAKESEKTGKGDTFKFAWVLDRLKDERERGITIDLAFQKFETNKYFYTLIDAPGHRDFVKNMITGASEADCAILVVSAKKGETEVAVEPGGQAREHAFLLRTLGVGQLAVCINKMDDSSVNYSKERYEEVKAMVTNLLKSIGYNVAKVRFVPTSGWTGDNVVKKSDKMPWYDGPTLLQALDEFVEPEKPVNKPLRLPIQDVYSITGVGTVPVGRIETGRMKVGDKVIVMPEGAVGEVRSIETHHTPMQEAIAGDNIGFNLRGVDKKQIKRGDVVGPVDNPPTVAREFKARVIIIYHPTAIAPGYTPVLHAHTAQVAATLVEFISKIDPRTGNVVEQNPKFLKSGDSAIVKIRPVRPLCIESFKEFPELGRFALRDMGTTIAAGIVEEITEKYTLEKVAAKA, encoded by the coding sequence ATGAGTAGTAGCAAGAAGCCACATCTGAATCTAATAGTTACAGGGCATGTTGACCATGGCAAATCAACGCTGGTAGGTAGGTTGCTATATGACCTAGGATTGATAGATCAGAGGACGATAGAGGAGTATGCAAAGGAGTCTGAGAAGACTGGCAAGGGAGATACATTCAAGTTCGCTTGGGTACTTGATAGGCTGAAGGATGAAAGGGAGAGAGGTATTACCATAGATCTTGCATTCCAGAAGTTCGAGACCAACAAGTACTTCTACACCCTCATAGATGCTCCAGGGCATAGGGACTTTGTGAAGAATATGATAACAGGTGCATCAGAGGCTGACTGTGCCATACTTGTAGTATCAGCAAAGAAGGGTGAGACTGAGGTTGCAGTTGAGCCTGGTGGGCAGGCAAGGGAGCATGCCTTCCTGTTAAGAACCCTTGGAGTAGGACAGCTTGCAGTATGTATAAACAAGATGGATGACTCTTCTGTGAACTACAGCAAGGAGAGGTATGAGGAGGTCAAGGCTATGGTTACAAACCTGCTCAAGAGTATAGGCTACAATGTAGCAAAGGTTAGGTTTGTACCAACATCTGGCTGGACTGGTGATAACGTTGTTAAGAAGTCAGATAAGATGCCTTGGTACGATGGTCCAACACTATTACAGGCTTTAGATGAGTTCGTTGAGCCAGAGAAGCCAGTGAACAAGCCATTAAGGTTACCAATACAGGATGTATACTCCATAACTGGTGTTGGTACAGTTCCAGTAGGTAGGATAGAGACTGGAAGGATGAAGGTTGGTGACAAGGTTATAGTCATGCCTGAAGGTGCAGTAGGTGAGGTAAGGAGCATAGAGACACACCACACACCTATGCAGGAAGCTATAGCTGGGGATAATATAGGCTTCAACCTAAGAGGAGTAGATAAGAAGCAGATAAAGAGAGGGGATGTTGTAGGTCCAGTAGATAATCCTCCAACAGTTGCAAGGGAGTTCAAGGCTAGAGTTATAATCATATATCATCCAACAGCAATTGCTCCAGGATACACGCCAGTACTCCATGCTCATACAGCACAGGTAGCAGCAACACTCGTTGAGTTCATATCAAAGATAGATCCTAGAACAGGTAATGTTGTTGAGCAAAATCCAAAGTTCCTGAAGAGTGGAGATTCAGCAATAGTCAAGATAAGACCTGTTAGACCACTATGTATAGAGTCGTTTAAGGAGTTCCCTGAGCTTGGAAGGTTTGCTCTACGTGATATGGGTACTACTATAGCAGCAGGGATAGTTGAGGAGATAACAGAGAAGTACACTCTAGAGAAGGTAGCAGCCAAGGCTTAA
- the rpsJ gene encoding 30S ribosomal protein S10 — MVQQARIKLASTDLAKLEQMCSEIKAIGEKTGVKVKGPVPLPTKRLNVVTRKAPSGQGTHTFDKWEMRIHRRIIDLAADDRAMKQLMRLKIPDEVIIEVLLQ; from the coding sequence ATGGTTCAACAGGCTAGGATAAAGCTGGCTAGTACAGATCTAGCAAAGTTGGAGCAGATGTGCTCTGAGATCAAGGCTATAGGGGAGAAGACTGGTGTGAAGGTAAAGGGTCCTGTGCCATTGCCTACAAAGAGGCTCAATGTAGTTACAAGGAAGGCACCAAGTGGGCAAGGTACTCATACATTCGACAAGTGGGAGATGAGGATACATAGGAGGATAATAGATCTAGCAGCTGATGATAGGGCAATGAAGCAGCTGATGAGGCTCAAGATACCTGATGAGGTTATAATAGAGGTTCTCTTGCAGTAA
- a CDS encoding RNA polymerase Rbp10, producing the protein MERVEGSNQQGIVVYECIRCGTRTTSEELKSLPELKCICGFRIFRKVRPPIAKRVKAI; encoded by the coding sequence ATGGAAAGGGTAGAGGGTTCAAACCAACAGGGTATTGTTGTGTATGAGTGTATAAGGTGTGGTACAAGAACAACATCTGAGGAGTTGAAGAGCCTACCAGAGTTGAAGTGTATATGTGGGTTCAGGATATTCAGGAAGGTTAGACCTCCAATAGCAAAGCGTGTAAAAGCAATATAA
- a CDS encoding adenylate/guanylate cyclase domain-containing protein → MPSKSNRVEGRRRRGEEKEGLEFTLEKVMRGSNREDKFELIIKLDPKRYERKTIDGEVGYLDTHTNTFIPEDALKLIFDEMIKQPIQGVGNDGKSRKDLYSSIVESQARVKKMLKDGLRFDSVITPSEKYLASHINMKLDVIVLYADIVDSTAMSMSLPADRLANLIKIFMQEMSYIIAAYHGYVLKYAGDCVIAFFPVGRDAGEACARVVNCARAMLNITRYAINQVLKEYGYPELKIKIGIDLGENQIVRLGGTLDLLGYTMSITAKIVELAKPWQIVIGKWVYDALAEEFKRSFKELRLRRDIWNYRDSREGKYYNLYTLKERKLEPRIRLI, encoded by the coding sequence ATGCCATCTAAGAGCAATAGAGTAGAGGGAAGAAGGAGAAGAGGAGAAGAGAAGGAAGGGTTGGAGTTTACACTGGAGAAGGTGATGAGGGGTAGCAATAGAGAGGATAAGTTCGAACTCATCATAAAGTTAGATCCAAAGAGGTATGAGCGTAAGACGATAGATGGTGAGGTAGGGTATCTTGATACCCATACCAATACATTCATCCCAGAGGATGCACTCAAACTTATATTTGATGAGATGATAAAGCAGCCAATACAGGGTGTAGGGAATGATGGAAAGAGCAGGAAGGATCTATACTCAAGCATAGTAGAGAGCCAAGCAAGGGTTAAGAAGATGCTCAAGGATGGGTTAAGGTTCGATAGCGTAATAACGCCATCGGAGAAGTACCTTGCTAGCCATATAAACATGAAGTTGGATGTTATAGTGCTATATGCTGATATAGTTGACTCAACAGCCATGAGTATGTCCCTTCCTGCAGATAGACTTGCAAACCTTATCAAGATATTCATGCAGGAGATGTCATACATCATAGCAGCATACCATGGCTATGTACTCAAATATGCTGGTGACTGTGTTATAGCATTCTTCCCAGTTGGAAGGGATGCTGGTGAGGCATGTGCAAGGGTAGTTAACTGTGCAAGAGCAATGCTCAACATAACAAGGTATGCAATAAACCAAGTGCTGAAGGAGTATGGCTATCCAGAGTTGAAGATAAAGATAGGTATAGACCTTGGAGAGAACCAGATAGTTAGGCTTGGAGGTACGCTTGATCTTCTCGGCTATACTATGAGCATAACTGCAAAGATAGTAGAACTTGCAAAGCCATGGCAGATAGTTATAGGGAAGTGGGTGTATGATGCATTGGCAGAGGAGTTCAAACGATCCTTCAAGGAGTTGAGGTTAAGAAGGGATATCTGGAACTACAGGGACTCTAGAGAGGGTAAGTACTACAACCTCTACACTTTAAAGGAGCGTAAGTTAGAGCCAAGGATAAGATTGATCTAG
- the fbp gene encoding fructose-1,6-bisphosphate aldolase/phosphatase: MKITLSAIKADIGGVGGHTRPSNALLKRVEEFVMAEKGKLLIDCYVGFIGDDIHILMSHTHGVGNARVHQLAWDAFIEGTKVAKAQGLYGAGQDLLKDSFSGNVKGMGPGVAEMEFEERANEALVVFAADKTEPGAFNLPFYKMFVDSLSNTGIIINPDLAEGVVFNVMDVLTGEVAELRLWEDKPELEAALMYPARYVVESIYSKKGEPIVSASTDRLHNIAGTYVGKDDPIAIVRTQRAFPATEEACSAFSNPHFVAGNTRGSHHLPLMPVRLNTAASLNYSIPIVSAAVFSMHDGVLTEPFDGFGTPDWDYIRSIAVERALAMRAQGFIHPATLVPEELEYNKGYEARMKKLRERFKAKAAREEEKEQVARTNPDH, translated from the coding sequence ATGAAGATAACTCTATCTGCAATAAAGGCAGATATAGGAGGAGTTGGGGGGCATACAAGGCCTAGCAATGCACTGCTCAAGCGTGTTGAGGAGTTCGTGATGGCTGAGAAGGGTAAACTGCTAATAGACTGCTACGTTGGGTTCATTGGTGATGATATCCATATCCTTATGAGCCATACACATGGTGTAGGCAATGCTAGAGTTCATCAACTTGCATGGGATGCATTCATTGAGGGAACAAAGGTTGCAAAGGCTCAAGGTCTCTATGGTGCTGGTCAGGATCTACTCAAGGACTCATTCTCTGGCAATGTTAAAGGTATGGGTCCAGGGGTAGCAGAGATGGAGTTTGAAGAGAGGGCAAATGAGGCATTAGTTGTCTTTGCTGCTGATAAGACTGAGCCAGGGGCATTCAACCTTCCATTCTACAAGATGTTCGTTGATAGCCTTAGTAATACAGGAATAATAATAAACCCAGACCTTGCTGAGGGTGTTGTATTCAATGTTATGGATGTTCTAACTGGGGAGGTAGCAGAACTAAGACTATGGGAGGATAAGCCAGAGCTTGAAGCAGCGCTCATGTACCCTGCTCGCTATGTTGTTGAGAGCATATACAGCAAGAAGGGTGAACCAATAGTTAGTGCTAGTACTGATAGGCTACATAACATAGCAGGAACATACGTTGGTAAGGATGATCCCATAGCAATAGTTAGAACTCAAAGGGCATTCCCTGCAACTGAAGAGGCGTGCAGTGCATTCAGCAACCCTCACTTCGTTGCTGGTAACACTAGGGGTAGCCATCATCTACCATTGATGCCTGTTAGACTGAATACAGCAGCAAGCCTTAACTACTCCATACCAATAGTTAGTGCAGCAGTATTCAGCATGCATGATGGTGTGCTAACAGAGCCATTCGATGGCTTTGGTACTCCAGACTGGGATTACATAAGGAGTATTGCTGTTGAGAGGGCATTAGCGATGAGGGCTCAAGGCTTCATACACCCTGCTACGCTTGTACCTGAGGAGTTGGAGTACAACAAGGGTTATGAAGCAAGGATGAAGAAACTTAGAGAGAGGTTCAAGGCTAAAGCAGCAAGGGAGGAAGAGAAGGAGCAAGTTGCAAGAACCAATCCTGATCATTAA
- the tpiA gene encoding triose-phosphate isomerase, with the protein MQEPILIINFKNYMEVSGKRCLALALEAERVARELDLLDSIAVAPPNPALALVAEHVSIPVIAQHVDAKGEGSTTGYNAAKMLRSFNIAGSIVNHSEHRLLLEEIKDIVNALHSSNMLAVVCVREPYEIDAIAGLEVEPDYIAIEPPELIGTGNAVSKSKPYVITGSVERASRLGLRSKVICGAGIVDGRDANTAIRLGSKGVLVASGIVKAENWYERIRDIAVGMSSR; encoded by the coding sequence TTGCAAGAACCAATCCTGATCATTAACTTCAAGAACTACATGGAGGTTAGTGGTAAGAGATGCCTAGCGCTTGCTTTAGAGGCTGAAAGAGTAGCAAGGGAGTTGGATTTGCTTGATAGTATAGCAGTTGCCCCACCAAACCCTGCATTGGCACTTGTAGCAGAGCATGTTAGCATACCAGTTATAGCTCAGCATGTTGATGCAAAGGGAGAGGGAAGCACAACAGGCTACAATGCAGCAAAGATGCTCAGATCATTCAACATAGCAGGTTCAATAGTCAATCATAGCGAGCATAGACTCTTGCTTGAAGAGATAAAGGATATAGTTAATGCTCTTCACTCATCCAACATGTTAGCAGTTGTATGTGTTAGGGAGCCTTATGAGATAGATGCTATAGCAGGATTAGAAGTAGAGCCAGATTATATTGCTATAGAGCCACCAGAGCTTATAGGTACAGGGAATGCTGTAAGCAAGAGCAAGCCTTATGTTATAACTGGATCTGTTGAGAGGGCAAGTAGGCTAGGGTTGAGGAGCAAGGTTATATGTGGTGCAGGTATAGTTGATGGTAGAGATGCTAACACTGCTATAAGGCTAGGCTCCAAAGGTGTGCTAGTTGCAAGTGGTATAGTAAAGGCAGAGAACTGGTATGAGAGGATAAGGGATATAGCAGTAGGAATGAGCAGTAGATGA
- the bioB gene encoding biotin synthase BioB, with protein sequence MLERELIQRCMSDILSGKRISMSDALRLINTSKDSLEYLLDAANTIRREFNGDRVDVESLVNAKSGNCSENCAFCAQSAWNKARISKYPLLSVEELVARADAAKRSGARSFCIVCAWREPSSDEFEHVCSAVKAIRDKVGIDVNCSLGFLNARRAERLKALGVKRYNHNLESSKSFFSRICTTHTWLDRFNTAKLAKEHGLELCCGGIIGMGESVEQRLELAFEASMLEPEEFPINILVAREGTPLQGMNPVQVDDILRTIAVFRFIMPRCILKVAGGREMHLADKQSKALLSGANGIITNGYLTVNGNTAEQDIAMIRSLNLQV encoded by the coding sequence ATGCTTGAGAGAGAGTTAATACAGCGGTGCATGAGCGATATACTATCTGGTAAGAGGATAAGCATGAGCGATGCTCTCAGGTTAATAAATACAAGCAAGGATAGCCTTGAGTATCTACTTGATGCAGCAAACACAATAAGGAGGGAGTTCAATGGCGATAGGGTTGATGTTGAATCACTTGTAAATGCAAAGTCTGGAAACTGCTCAGAGAACTGTGCATTCTGTGCACAATCTGCATGGAATAAGGCAAGGATAAGCAAGTACCCATTGCTAAGCGTGGAGGAGTTGGTTGCTAGAGCAGATGCAGCAAAGCGCTCTGGGGCAAGGAGCTTCTGCATAGTATGCGCATGGCGTGAGCCTAGCAGTGATGAGTTCGAGCATGTATGCTCTGCCGTTAAAGCAATAAGGGATAAGGTTGGGATAGATGTGAACTGCTCTCTAGGCTTCCTTAATGCTAGGAGGGCTGAGAGGCTTAAAGCATTAGGGGTTAAGAGGTATAACCACAACCTTGAGAGTAGCAAGAGTTTCTTCAGCAGGATATGCACAACACATACATGGCTTGATAGGTTCAATACAGCAAAGTTGGCAAAGGAGCATGGGTTAGAGTTGTGCTGTGGAGGTATAATAGGGATGGGGGAGAGTGTAGAGCAGAGGCTGGAACTTGCATTTGAGGCAAGCATGCTTGAGCCAGAGGAGTTTCCTATCAACATCCTTGTTGCTAGAGAAGGTACACCATTGCAAGGCATGAATCCAGTGCAAGTTGATGATATACTTAGAACGATAGCAGTATTCAGGTTCATAATGCCTAGATGTATACTTAAGGTTGCAGGGGGTAGGGAGATGCATCTAGCAGATAAGCAGAGTAAAGCACTGCTCTCTGGAGCCAACGGGATAATAACAAATGGCTACCTTACAGTTAATGGCAACACTGCTGAGCAGGATATAGCAATGATAAGAAGTTTGAACCTCCAAGTATGA
- a CDS encoding aminotransferase class I/II-fold pyridoxal phosphate-dependent enzyme — translation MNYASELREELRELAEQNLYRRLRDVRIIDASRAIVDGREVILLCSNDYLGLSSNKEVIDHAISKMSSISQCSSRLIAGNDPALIELENELAKHKVKDRALVYPTGYMACLAIAALADEHSIIYSDELNHASIIDACRLCKASIKVFKHNDVANLRELLTSSSSPSPSSPSSSSSSSTTTNSRRGCSSRRRIVVTEGVFSMDGDMARLDEIGRLCREYDAMLVVDDAHGDFIYGKNHRGTAEHMGAEHDVDVVISSMSKALGCFGGYVAGSNDMIEYLINRSRTFIYTSALPALFARAALKALKIVRDGIIEHEGKMIRVHDRLIANTRILRDALAEKGFNLKGSTHIIPVLIGDEKVAIDFANMLFEHGVFAQAVRYPTVAKGSARIRLSVTALHDEHMLKHVVDVFSMVGKELNLI, via the coding sequence ATGAACTATGCAAGTGAACTGAGGGAAGAACTGCGAGAACTTGCAGAGCAGAACCTGTACAGGAGGCTTAGGGATGTAAGGATAATAGATGCAAGTAGGGCAATAGTTGATGGAAGAGAGGTTATACTACTCTGCTCAAACGATTACCTCGGCCTATCATCAAACAAGGAGGTTATAGACCATGCTATAAGCAAGATGAGTAGCATATCTCAATGTAGTTCTAGACTTATTGCTGGTAATGATCCTGCACTTATTGAGTTGGAGAATGAACTTGCTAAGCATAAGGTGAAGGATAGAGCACTTGTGTATCCTACAGGTTATATGGCATGCCTTGCAATAGCAGCACTAGCAGATGAGCATAGCATAATATACAGCGATGAGTTGAACCATGCAAGCATAATAGATGCGTGTAGGCTTTGCAAGGCAAGTATAAAGGTATTCAAGCATAACGATGTAGCAAACCTTAGAGAGTTGCTTACATCATCTTCATCTCCATCACCATCCTCCCCTTCTTCATCATCTTCATCATCAACAACAACCAATTCAAGAAGAGGTTGTAGTAGTAGAAGGAGGATTGTAGTAACTGAGGGTGTATTTAGCATGGATGGTGATATGGCTAGGCTTGATGAGATAGGCAGGTTATGCAGAGAGTACGATGCAATGCTTGTTGTTGATGATGCACATGGTGACTTCATCTATGGCAAGAACCATAGAGGCACAGCAGAGCATATGGGTGCAGAGCATGATGTTGATGTTGTAATCAGTAGTATGAGCAAAGCCTTAGGATGCTTTGGAGGATACGTTGCAGGTAGCAATGATATGATAGAGTATCTTATAAACAGATCTAGAACGTTCATCTACACCTCTGCCCTACCAGCACTCTTTGCAAGGGCTGCACTGAAGGCTCTGAAGATAGTTAGAGATGGTATCATTGAGCATGAGGGGAAGATGATAAGGGTTCATGATAGGCTGATCGCAAATACAAGGATCCTTAGGGATGCTCTAGCAGAGAAGGGCTTCAATCTGAAGGGTTCAACCCATATAATCCCTGTACTCATAGGGGATGAGAAGGTTGCAATTGACTTTGCAAACATGCTCTTTGAGCATGGTGTATTTGCTCAAGCAGTAAGGTACCCTACAGTTGCAAAGGGCTCAGCAAGGATAAGGCTTAGTGTTACAGCACTCCACGATGAGCATATGCTGAAGCATGTTGTAGATGTATTTAGTATGGTTGGCAAAGAGTTGAACCTTATCTGA
- a CDS encoding Snf7 family protein, translating to MVFKWIRQNDNNNDDGGSSIGKIKGNGNGNTTLKPRIEDARRMMQAQIVRLDAIHKKLVERDRMLFSKVTQAIQERNMQYASILSNELAQVRRVSRMVSHVRLALEQINLRLSTISDLGDVVVTLSPAMAVVKGIGNDLSRIMPEFDGKMQEMYDMFSSIMVDTAQASNSTIPINAMLSSDAQSILDEATSLVEDSIKAKLPDLPQDVLSLPEIKGEDMDMLTSTSMNRTQTRRVGSHGSSNSGSSSSKSSSSTKDMIAM from the coding sequence GTGGTATTCAAGTGGATTAGGCAGAATGATAATAATAATGATGATGGTGGTAGTAGTATAGGTAAGATAAAGGGTAATGGTAATGGCAATACTACACTGAAGCCAAGGATAGAGGATGCTAGGAGGATGATGCAGGCTCAGATAGTAAGGCTTGATGCTATACACAAGAAGTTGGTTGAGAGGGATAGGATGCTATTCAGCAAGGTAACACAGGCTATACAGGAGAGGAATATGCAGTATGCATCTATACTCTCAAACGAACTTGCTCAGGTTAGAAGGGTGAGTAGGATGGTAAGCCATGTCAGACTTGCATTAGAGCAGATAAACCTGAGGTTAAGCACAATAAGCGATCTAGGCGATGTTGTTGTAACCCTAAGTCCTGCTATGGCTGTGGTGAAGGGTATAGGGAATGATCTCAGCAGGATAATGCCTGAGTTCGATGGGAAGATGCAGGAGATGTACGATATGTTCAGTAGCATAATGGTTGATACAGCACAGGCATCAAATAGCACCATACCCATAAACGCTATGCTTAGCAGTGATGCTCAGAGCATACTGGATGAGGCTACAAGCCTAGTTGAGGATAGCATAAAGGCAAAACTACCAGATCTACCACAGGATGTACTCTCTCTGCCAGAGATAAAGGGGGAAGATATGGATATGCTGACTAGCACTAGCATGAATCGTACACAGACAAGGAGGGTTGGCAGCCATGGTAGCAGTAACAGCGGTAGCAGTAGTAGTAAGAGTAGTAGCAGTACAAAGGATATGATAGCTATGTGA
- a CDS encoding Nif3-like dinuclear metal center hexameric protein, translated as MDTEEIMHTALSLAGMDSIPADSAVHVKGKDIRKVLMCIDVEQSTIMLAKHLGYDAIIAHHPIGKAYIDFYKVLDRHVEFMLNAGIARGVAEEAVKELKERVMLRAHTSIYTHVTSFAEKVGMPLLNIHLPCDELMRRAILKSLEAGRVERVRDIASSVEQLDEFKKADTRVKVVHGDEDTHVKRYMLVVAAGTNGGYSVAKAYFDHGYDTVIYLHISPEDLARVKSSNLNGNLVILGHLAGDSLGMNMLADELTRKGLQVDKLGIIE; from the coding sequence ATGGATACTGAAGAGATAATGCATACAGCGTTGAGCCTAGCAGGTATGGATAGTATACCTGCAGATAGTGCAGTGCATGTTAAGGGCAAGGATATAAGGAAGGTTCTAATGTGTATAGATGTTGAGCAATCAACCATAATGCTTGCAAAGCATCTAGGCTATGATGCTATCATTGCACATCATCCAATAGGCAAGGCATACATAGACTTCTACAAGGTCCTTGATAGGCATGTTGAGTTCATGCTTAATGCTGGGATAGCAAGGGGTGTTGCTGAAGAGGCAGTGAAGGAGTTGAAGGAGAGGGTTATGCTTAGGGCACATACATCCATATACACACATGTAACATCATTTGCAGAGAAGGTTGGCATGCCATTGCTTAACATACACCTTCCATGCGATGAGTTGATGAGGAGAGCCATTCTGAAGAGCCTTGAGGCAGGTAGGGTTGAGAGGGTTAGGGATATAGCCTCTTCAGTTGAGCAGTTGGATGAGTTCAAGAAGGCAGATACAAGGGTTAAGGTTGTGCATGGTGATGAGGATACTCATGTGAAGAGGTATATGCTCGTTGTTGCTGCTGGTACAAATGGTGGGTATAGTGTTGCCAAGGCATACTTTGATCATGGTTATGATACAGTCATCTACCTTCACATAAGCCCTGAGGATCTTGCTAGAGTAAAGAGCAGTAACCTGAATGGTAACCTTGTTATACTTGGTCATCTTGCTGGAGACTCTCTAGGCATGAATATGCTTGCTGATGAACTTACAAGGAAGGGCTTGCAGGTTGATAAGTTGGGCATAATAGAATAA
- a CDS encoding M20 family metallopeptidase, translating to MLYKIKDAVDSEMQSIVEDARELIRIPSRNPPGEERRCAEYIHSRLKELGLNSILLHEPYADRPQVIAYARDSRFDELRIVLNGHIDTVPEGSMEGWNVDPFSGMIKDGKIYGRGAADMKSALAIMMHICKIVGRRDLLLCFAIGEERAEPGTSTILKHVRRLGIDRLRYGIVMEPTSLKIATCQMGALWLNVRVKGRSAHASIPTNGINAIVRACKAIGALEAYARDIAKRSISNSSSMISNGSRACIPRCSVTMIAGGVKENIVPDECSFTIDRRVAPYESANDVISEIKALLDAYAEEYEMSMIAERSPVCIDESSILVKGLSDALATIGITDHPVCWCFPGSTDNEHVVREGIESIVWGSGSIEQAHAADEHISIEELRLSTYALALLLSKLGYQE from the coding sequence ATGCTTTACAAGATCAAGGATGCTGTAGATAGTGAGATGCAGAGCATAGTAGAGGATGCAAGGGAACTGATAAGGATACCTAGCAGGAACCCTCCTGGAGAGGAGAGGAGGTGTGCTGAGTATATACACTCAAGGCTCAAGGAGTTGGGGCTCAACTCCATACTACTTCATGAGCCATATGCTGATAGGCCTCAAGTTATAGCATATGCAAGGGATAGCAGGTTTGATGAGCTGAGGATAGTCCTGAATGGGCATATAGATACTGTACCAGAAGGTAGTATGGAGGGATGGAATGTAGACCCATTCTCTGGCATGATCAAGGATGGTAAGATATACGGTAGAGGGGCTGCAGATATGAAGTCTGCACTTGCAATAATGATGCATATCTGCAAGATTGTTGGTAGAAGAGATCTCCTGTTATGCTTTGCTATAGGGGAAGAGAGGGCAGAGCCTGGTACAAGTACCATACTGAAGCATGTTAGAAGACTAGGTATAGATAGGCTAAGGTATGGGATAGTCATGGAGCCTACATCTCTTAAGATAGCAACGTGTCAGATGGGTGCTCTTTGGCTCAACGTAAGGGTCAAGGGCAGATCAGCCCATGCATCAATACCTACTAATGGCATCAATGCTATAGTTAGAGCATGTAAGGCAATTGGTGCATTGGAAGCATATGCAAGGGATATAGCTAAGCGTAGTATAAGCAATAGCAGTAGTATGATAAGCAATGGCAGTAGAGCATGCATACCAAGATGCTCAGTTACAATGATAGCAGGAGGCGTGAAGGAGAATATCGTACCAGATGAATGCTCATTCACTATAGATAGAAGGGTAGCGCCATACGAGAGTGCTAATGATGTGATAAGCGAGATAAAGGCACTACTGGATGCATATGCAGAGGAGTATGAGATGAGCATGATAGCAGAGAGGAGCCCTGTATGTATAGATGAGTCATCGATCTTGGTTAAGGGTCTGAGCGATGCATTAGCAACTATAGGCATAACTGATCATCCAGTCTGCTGGTGCTTCCCTGGCTCTACAGATAATGAGCATGTAGTAAGGGAAGGTATAGAGAGCATAGTATGGGGTTCTGGAAGCATAGAGCAGGCACATGCTGCTGATGAGCATATAAGTATAGAGGAGTTGAGGTTGTCTACTTATGCACTTGCACTGTTACTATCAAAGCTAGGTTATCAAGAATAA
- a CDS encoding HIT family protein, producing the protein MERLWAPWRIAYIERPSDEQCIFCTKPREGRDRKNLILMRGRHVFVILNAYPYTNGHLMITPYRHVADPREVNDEEYAEIFSYLRLCISILKDALKADGFNIGMNIGKVAGAGIADHLHMHIVPRWNGDTNFMPVVGDTRIIPEYLERTYERLLLDLPEEEKAKLVNQSL; encoded by the coding sequence GTGGAGAGGCTCTGGGCACCATGGAGGATAGCATACATAGAGAGGCCATCAGATGAGCAATGCATATTCTGCACAAAGCCAAGGGAAGGGAGGGATAGGAAGAACCTCATCCTCATGAGAGGGAGGCATGTATTCGTCATACTCAATGCATATCCTTACACCAATGGGCATCTTATGATAACACCATACAGGCATGTTGCAGATCCTAGAGAGGTTAATGATGAAGAGTATGCTGAGATCTTCAGTTATCTAAGGTTATGTATCTCCATCCTAAAGGATGCCTTGAAGGCAGATGGCTTCAATATAGGCATGAATATAGGGAAGGTTGCAGGTGCTGGGATAGCAGATCATCTACATATGCATATAGTGCCTAGGTGGAATGGAGATACCAACTTTATGCCAGTTGTTGGGGATACAAGGATAATACCAGAGTATCTTGAGAGAACCTATGAGAGGCTCCTGCTTGATCTGCCAGAGGAAGAGAAGGCAAAGCTTGTGAACCAGAGTTTGTAA